A portion of the Corynebacterium jeikeium genome contains these proteins:
- the rlmB gene encoding 23S rRNA (guanosine(2251)-2'-O)-methyltransferase RlmB, translating to MAGNGRRGAVRKASKKNVGGSGGQKRGLRGKGPTPKAEDRVYHAAHKRAKEKRRRDSGRHERKGDGTELVVGRNPVVECLHAKVPAAALIVALGTDNDERLQESVRIANSRGIPIREVPRHELDTMTGNTMHQGIGLQIPPYKYASVEDLIDSVAQTGEPGLIVCLDNITDPRNLGAVIRSVAAFGGHGVVIPERRSAAITGVAWRTSAGTAARLPVARATNMVRSLKQFQKAGYQVVGLDAGGDHTLDTYDGTTPVVMVVGSEGKGLSRLVRDTCDTIMSIPMTGWVESLNASVAAGVTLSEFARQRRAKSSQ from the coding sequence ATGGCAGGCAACGGTCGTCGTGGTGCAGTGCGCAAGGCAAGCAAGAAGAACGTTGGCGGCTCCGGTGGCCAAAAGCGTGGCTTGCGTGGCAAGGGGCCGACCCCGAAAGCAGAGGACCGCGTTTATCACGCAGCTCATAAGCGGGCGAAAGAGAAGCGCCGCCGTGACTCGGGGCGTCATGAGCGCAAGGGGGATGGCACCGAGCTGGTAGTTGGCCGTAACCCGGTCGTGGAGTGCCTGCATGCAAAGGTGCCAGCGGCCGCGCTGATTGTGGCGCTGGGTACCGACAATGACGAGCGCCTGCAGGAGTCAGTGCGTATTGCTAACTCCCGTGGTATCCCGATTCGCGAGGTACCCCGCCACGAGTTGGACACCATGACCGGCAACACCATGCACCAGGGTATCGGCCTGCAGATTCCGCCGTACAAGTACGCATCTGTCGAAGATCTGATTGATTCTGTGGCCCAGACCGGTGAGCCGGGCCTTATCGTCTGCCTGGATAACATCACTGATCCGCGTAACCTGGGTGCGGTCATTCGCTCGGTGGCGGCCTTTGGTGGTCACGGTGTGGTGATTCCGGAGCGTCGCTCGGCTGCCATTACGGGCGTCGCCTGGCGTACCTCTGCTGGTACTGCTGCGCGTCTGCCGGTTGCGCGGGCGACCAACATGGTGCGCTCGCTCAAGCAGTTCCAGAAGGCTGGTTACCAGGTCGTTGGACTGGATGCCGGTGGCGATCACACTCTGGACACTTACGACGGCACCACCCCGGTGGTTATGGTCGTCGGCTCCGAGGGCAAGGGACTTTCGCGCCTGGTGCGCGATACCTGTGACACCATCATGTCCATTCCGATGACCGGTTGGGTTGAGTCGCTCAACGCTTCCGTTGCTGCCGGCGTGACTCTGAGTGAGTTTGCCCGCCAGCGCCGGGCAAAGAGTAGCCAGTAG
- a CDS encoding CarD family transcriptional regulator, which yields MEFSIGDTVVYPHHGAAKIENIIERELNGETVQYLVLQILQSDLNIQVPAKNAELVGVRDVVGEEGLLKVFSVLRETDVEEAGNWSRRYKANQERLGSGDINKVAEVVRDLWRRDQDRGLSAGEKRMLSKARQVLVGELALADGVDEAKVEEVFARVDATIERHRALAQEGAAGEKKDEADDKPVDLDADA from the coding sequence ATGGAATTCAGCATTGGCGATACCGTAGTTTATCCGCACCACGGAGCTGCGAAAATCGAAAACATCATTGAACGAGAGCTTAACGGTGAGACCGTTCAGTACCTTGTACTGCAGATTCTGCAGAGTGATCTGAATATCCAGGTGCCCGCCAAGAATGCCGAGCTGGTCGGTGTCCGCGATGTTGTTGGTGAAGAGGGACTGCTGAAGGTCTTCTCCGTGCTACGTGAGACCGACGTGGAAGAGGCCGGCAACTGGTCTCGTCGCTACAAGGCCAACCAGGAGCGCCTGGGTTCGGGCGACATTAACAAGGTCGCTGAGGTGGTTCGTGACCTGTGGCGCCGCGATCAGGACCGCGGTCTGTCCGCCGGCGAAAAGCGTATGTTGAGCAAGGCTCGCCAGGTTCTCGTCGGTGAGCTCGCGCTTGCCGACGGCGTTGATGAGGCCAAGGTCGAGGAAGTTTTTGCCCGCGTCGATGCCACTATCGAGCGTCACCGCGCGCTGGCACAGGAAGGTGCCGCTGGTGAGAAGAAGGATGAAGCCGACGATAAGCCGGTGGACCTGGACGCAGACGCATAA
- a CDS encoding cysteine--tRNA ligase produces the protein MTFQIFDTATRQLKDFEPLREGHASIYLCGATPQAQPHIGHVRSGVAFDILRRWLIAKGYDVAFVRNVTDIDDKILNKAAEHGRPWWEWVSRFEREFTWAYNQLGVLPPSVEPRATGHVTQMVEYMQRLMDNGFAYAVDGSVYFDVDAWSKAEGSDYGSLSGNRVDEMEQGETNTPGKRGAHDFALWKAAKPGEPSWPTPWGNGRPGWHLECSAMATYYLGSEFDIHCGGLDLQFPHHENEIAQSHAAGDGFARYWMHNHWVTMSGEKMSKSLGNVLSVPHILTMVRPVELRYYLGSAHYRSVLEYSEEALQEAAAGYRRIEAFMHRAVDKLGDIEIGEWTPAFEAALDDDLAVPRALAEIHNAVRGGNQALADGDETKAKEIAGAVRAMAAVLGFDPLNEQWATSDSGSDAAMHALGVLVEHQLEERTRARAEKDWATADAVRDRLKEAGIEVTDTADGPAWSVAD, from the coding sequence GTGACATTTCAAATCTTCGATACCGCAACCCGCCAACTGAAGGATTTTGAGCCTCTCCGCGAGGGGCATGCCTCCATTTACCTGTGCGGTGCGACTCCGCAGGCTCAGCCGCACATTGGCCATGTTCGCTCTGGCGTGGCCTTTGATATCTTGCGCCGTTGGCTGATCGCCAAGGGGTATGACGTCGCGTTTGTGCGTAACGTCACCGATATCGATGACAAGATCTTGAATAAGGCCGCCGAGCACGGCCGCCCTTGGTGGGAGTGGGTCTCCCGCTTTGAGCGCGAATTTACCTGGGCCTACAACCAGCTCGGTGTTCTTCCGCCGAGCGTTGAGCCGCGTGCCACCGGACATGTCACTCAGATGGTGGAGTACATGCAGCGTCTGATGGATAACGGCTTCGCCTACGCCGTCGACGGCAGCGTCTATTTCGACGTGGATGCCTGGTCCAAGGCTGAAGGCAGCGACTACGGCAGCCTGTCCGGCAACCGCGTCGACGAGATGGAGCAGGGCGAGACCAATACTCCGGGCAAGCGCGGTGCGCACGATTTCGCACTGTGGAAGGCGGCTAAGCCGGGCGAGCCCTCGTGGCCGACGCCGTGGGGCAATGGCCGGCCGGGCTGGCACCTGGAGTGCTCCGCCATGGCCACCTACTACTTGGGCTCGGAGTTTGACATCCACTGTGGCGGCCTCGACCTGCAGTTCCCGCATCATGAAAACGAGATTGCGCAGTCGCACGCAGCCGGCGACGGCTTTGCTCGCTACTGGATGCACAATCACTGGGTCACCATGTCCGGTGAAAAGATGTCGAAGTCGCTCGGCAACGTTTTGTCTGTGCCGCACATTTTGACCATGGTTCGTCCGGTTGAGCTGCGTTACTACCTCGGCAGTGCGCACTACCGCTCCGTGCTGGAGTACTCCGAGGAGGCTCTGCAGGAAGCGGCAGCGGGCTACCGTCGTATCGAGGCGTTTATGCACCGTGCCGTCGATAAGCTCGGCGATATCGAAATCGGTGAGTGGACGCCGGCGTTCGAAGCAGCGCTCGACGACGACCTCGCTGTCCCGCGCGCGCTCGCAGAAATCCACAACGCTGTTCGTGGAGGCAATCAGGCGCTTGCCGACGGCGACGAGACCAAGGCCAAGGAGATTGCCGGTGCTGTCCGCGCTATGGCCGCAGTCCTTGGATTCGATCCGCTGAATGAGCAGTGGGCAACCTCCGATTCCGGTTCTGATGCAGCAATGCATGCGCTCGGTGTGCTGGTTGAGCACCAGTTGGAGGAACGCACCCGGGCTCGTGCAGAGAAGGACTGGGCTACGGCTGATGCTGTGCGCGACCGCCTGAAGGAAGCGGGTATCGAGGTAACTGATACCGCGGATGGTCCAGCATGGTCTGTCGCTGACTAG